A single window of Undibacterium sp. 5I1 DNA harbors:
- a CDS encoding pseudouridine-5'-phosphate glycosidase, which translates to MQNYLVFSKEVAQAKADGKAIVALESTIISHGMPYPQNVQTAREVEQLIRDNGAVPATIAIIGGKICVGLSDAELEQLASAPEVMKVSRRDLPYVLSTGKLGATTVAATMICAELAGIAVFVTGGIGGVHRGAETSFDISADLQELAQTSVAVVCAGAKSILDLGLTLEYLETHGVPVVSVGQAEFPAFFTRGSGFKADFQLDTATGQADFIRCKWALGLRGGVVIANPVPEAYAMPKAEIDSITEQALQEADAQGINGKAVTPFLLNRIKQLTDGRSLVTNIALVKNNAIVGAALALALKNG; encoded by the coding sequence ATGCAAAACTACCTCGTATTTTCAAAAGAAGTCGCCCAAGCCAAAGCGGACGGAAAAGCTATTGTGGCCTTAGAATCCACGATTATTTCGCACGGCATGCCTTATCCGCAAAACGTCCAGACCGCACGCGAAGTTGAGCAATTGATCCGTGATAACGGCGCAGTACCCGCGACGATTGCGATTATTGGCGGCAAAATCTGCGTGGGTTTGTCTGACGCAGAACTAGAGCAATTAGCCAGTGCACCAGAGGTAATGAAAGTCAGTCGTCGTGATTTACCCTATGTTTTATCGACGGGTAAACTGGGCGCAACAACCGTTGCCGCAACGATGATTTGTGCGGAGTTGGCAGGAATTGCCGTGTTTGTCACCGGTGGCATTGGTGGTGTGCATCGCGGTGCAGAAACCAGTTTTGATATTTCTGCTGACTTACAAGAGCTGGCGCAAACCTCGGTCGCGGTGGTCTGTGCCGGCGCAAAATCGATTTTGGATTTGGGCTTGACCCTGGAATATTTAGAAACCCATGGCGTCCCGGTAGTGAGCGTAGGCCAAGCTGAATTCCCCGCATTTTTTACTCGCGGCAGTGGCTTTAAAGCCGATTTTCAGTTGGATACAGCGACCGGGCAAGCCGACTTTATCCGTTGCAAATGGGCGCTGGGTTTGCGTGGCGGCGTGGTGATTGCCAATCCTGTTCCAGAAGCTTACGCCATGCCAAAAGCAGAGATAGACAGCATCACGGAGCAGGCTTTGCAAGAGGCGGACGCGCAAGGTATTAATGGCAAAGCAGTGACGCCGTTTTTATTAAATAGAATCAAACAACTGACAGACGGCCGCAGTCTGGTGACGAATATCGCGCTGGTAAAAAACAATGCGATTGTCGGTGCCGCTTTGGCTTTGGCTTTGAAAAATGGTTGA
- a CDS encoding DUF3426 domain-containing protein: MALATQCPHCQTTFRVANDQLKLHGGLVRCGSCQQTFNGIEHLLGPTVQTAPTVALEVQVAPVVLVNVDSDLNTDVNSHIAEHHEITTTEIKAESSLLQTAELNTAVSVADSSSGIDQTPPQTPISEVVSTAVTTAANTALVTESPAAEISADSLDFDLGMDEDISSPAKHDKTTLSDDTNLDDEAIGQVELQTRIALMDEPGWSATEAEEETGAADHKQEPYLYEPASADITVNADEPGHSNPEADDYAGEPEAYLHDGLAFDTTGKADSITDDLSDGTSPATDASAESDLETPGFILAAEKRKGRSKILRGLMITLSLVLFVGLLGQGVFIARNHIAAWVPQTKPMLADACKLLHCQISLLAQIDQISLESNELQALSTDKNVFSLAIQLQNKSATAQAWPMVELILNDAKDKPVLRKVFKPEEYLSDKNNRLDTKSDSNKLDSKLDNKTDLANQLSKGFSAASDQQIKLYFELSQTKASGYHLSIFYP, translated from the coding sequence ATGGCACTCGCCACCCAATGCCCCCACTGCCAAACGACTTTCAGAGTCGCCAATGATCAGTTAAAACTGCATGGCGGGCTGGTGCGCTGCGGCTCTTGCCAGCAGACGTTTAACGGGATCGAGCATCTGCTCGGGCCGACGGTGCAAACAGCGCCAACGGTCGCACTCGAGGTGCAAGTTGCGCCGGTAGTGCTTGTCAATGTTGATAGTGATTTAAATACCGACGTCAATTCTCATATCGCTGAGCATCATGAAATCACTACAACAGAGATAAAAGCAGAATCTAGCCTGCTCCAAACTGCTGAATTGAATACAGCAGTTTCTGTAGCAGATTCGTCGTCTGGCATCGATCAAACACCGCCTCAGACACCAATCAGCGAGGTAGTCAGTACCGCAGTCACTACCGCAGCCAACACCGCGCTGGTGACCGAATCTCCAGCAGCAGAAATTAGCGCTGACTCCTTAGATTTTGATCTCGGGATGGATGAGGACATCAGCTCACCTGCCAAGCACGATAAGACCACACTCTCTGACGACACCAATTTAGATGATGAAGCAATCGGGCAAGTAGAACTACAAACTCGCATTGCCTTGATGGATGAACCAGGATGGTCTGCGACAGAGGCGGAAGAAGAGACTGGCGCCGCAGACCACAAGCAAGAACCTTATTTGTATGAGCCTGCAAGCGCCGACATTACCGTCAACGCAGATGAGCCTGGACACTCAAACCCCGAAGCTGATGATTATGCTGGTGAACCAGAGGCTTATTTGCATGACGGCCTGGCTTTTGACACGACTGGTAAAGCAGATTCCATCACTGACGATTTATCAGACGGTACATCGCCAGCGACGGATGCAAGCGCAGAGAGTGATCTCGAAACACCGGGCTTTATTTTAGCGGCGGAAAAACGTAAAGGACGTAGCAAAATCCTGCGCGGCTTGATGATTACTTTGTCGTTAGTCCTGTTTGTCGGGCTGCTGGGACAAGGCGTATTTATTGCACGCAATCACATCGCAGCCTGGGTGCCGCAAACTAAACCGATGCTGGCCGATGCCTGCAAATTACTGCATTGCCAAATTAGCTTGCTCGCCCAAATCGATCAAATCTCGCTGGAATCAAATGAGTTGCAAGCCTTATCAACGGATAAGAATGTCTTTTCGCTAGCGATACAGTTACAAAATAAAAGCGCCACCGCACAAGCATGGCCAATGGTGGAACTGATTTTAAATGACGCTAAAGATAAACCTGTCTTGCGTAAAGTATTTAAGCCCGAAGAGTACTTGAGTGACAAAAACAATAGGCTCGACACTAAGTCAGATAGTAATAAATTAGACTCCAAGCTCGACAACAAAACTGATTTAGCAAACCAGTTGAGTAAAGGCTTTAGCGCCGCCAGCGACCAGCAAATCAAACTGTATTTCGAGTTATCTCAGACCAAAGCATCCGGTTATCACCTCAGCATCTTCTATCCCTAA
- the prmA gene encoding 50S ribosomal protein L11 methyltransferase, producing the protein MAWIEILIEVAREHAENLSDALMEAGALSVSVEDADEGTDAEKPLFGEPGMEPEEAAWDRSRVVALIAADADAAAILAEASAAIALTTIPAYTTRHVEDQDWVRLTQSQFEPIHIGKNIWVVPSWHEIPDPAALVLELDPGLAFGTGSHPTTRLCMEWLEAHAPKELSVLDYGCGSGILAMVAKKLGAQAVVGVDIDPQAIESANFNAERNHCDITYTLPEQFSSSHPVGTQFDVVVANILSSPLKVMAPMLSGRVAAGGSLILSGVLARQAEEVAAAYAPFIALTVWAEHEGWVALSGKKPS; encoded by the coding sequence ATGGCCTGGATAGAAATTCTCATCGAAGTAGCGCGTGAACACGCTGAAAACCTGTCAGACGCCTTGATGGAAGCGGGTGCTTTATCGGTGTCGGTAGAAGATGCGGATGAAGGTACCGATGCGGAGAAACCGTTATTCGGTGAGCCAGGTATGGAGCCGGAAGAAGCGGCTTGGGATCGTAGTCGGGTGGTGGCGTTAATTGCTGCCGACGCCGATGCTGCCGCAATTTTGGCAGAAGCGTCAGCAGCGATTGCATTGACAACAATTCCAGCCTACACGACTCGCCATGTGGAAGATCAGGATTGGGTGAGATTGACCCAATCGCAGTTTGAGCCTATCCACATCGGCAAAAATATTTGGGTAGTACCGAGCTGGCACGAGATTCCCGACCCTGCGGCTTTGGTACTGGAGCTGGATCCCGGTCTGGCGTTTGGCACCGGTAGTCACCCGACTACTCGCCTCTGCATGGAGTGGCTAGAGGCGCACGCGCCAAAAGAGTTATCTGTATTGGATTACGGTTGCGGTTCTGGCATTTTAGCGATGGTGGCAAAAAAGCTGGGTGCGCAAGCCGTTGTCGGCGTGGATATTGACCCTCAAGCGATCGAGTCAGCCAACTTTAATGCTGAACGCAATCATTGCGATATTACTTACACACTGCCTGAGCAATTCTCCTCATCCCATCCAGTTGGAACGCAATTTGATGTCGTAGTCGCGAACATTTTATCCAGCCCATTAAAGGTGATGGCACCGATGTTATCTGGTCGAGTTGCGGCTGGTGGCTCTTTGATTTTATCCGGTGTTTTAGCCCGTCAGGCAGAAGAAGTTGCCGCAGCTTATGCGCCGTTTATTGCACTCACAGTCTGGGCAGAACATGAGGGCTGGGTAGCGCTCTCCGGAAAAAAACCTAGCTAA
- the accC gene encoding acetyl-CoA carboxylase biotin carboxylase subunit codes for MFEKILIANRGEIALRIQRACREMGIKTVVVHSEADREAKYVKLADESVCIGPAPSNLSYLSMPAIISAAEVTDAQAIHPGYGFLSENADFAERVEQSGFVFIGPRAESIRLMGDKVSAKQAMIKTGVPCVPGSEGALPDDPKVIVQTARKVGYPVIIKAAGGGGGRGMRVVHTEAALLNAVTMTKAEAGAAFGNPEVYMEKFLENPRHVEIQILADQHGNAIWLGERDCSMQRRHQKVIEEAPAPGIPRKTIEKIGERCAAACRKIGYRGAGTFEFLYENGEFYFIEMNTRVQVEHPVTEMITGVDIVQEQIHIAFGEKLRFRQADIEFKGHAVECRINAEDPFKFVPSPGRITSWHTPGGPGIRVDSHAYAGYFVPPNYDSMIGKVIAYGTTREQAIRRMQIALSEMVVEGIQTNIPLHRELMVDARFIEGGTNIHYLEHKLAEMPDLSKKAK; via the coding sequence ATGTTTGAAAAAATTCTAATTGCCAACCGGGGTGAAATCGCGCTACGTATCCAGCGCGCCTGCCGCGAAATGGGTATCAAAACCGTCGTCGTTCATTCCGAAGCCGACCGTGAAGCCAAATACGTCAAGCTAGCCGATGAGTCCGTCTGCATCGGGCCAGCGCCATCCAATCTGAGCTATCTCAGCATGCCAGCGATCATCAGTGCAGCAGAAGTGACCGATGCGCAAGCGATTCACCCTGGCTACGGCTTCTTATCTGAAAATGCAGATTTCGCTGAGCGGGTTGAGCAATCCGGCTTTGTCTTTATTGGACCGCGTGCGGAATCCATTCGCCTGATGGGTGATAAAGTCTCTGCCAAGCAAGCCATGATCAAAACTGGCGTGCCTTGTGTGCCAGGCTCTGAAGGCGCTTTACCGGATGATCCTAAGGTAATCGTACAAACAGCGCGTAAAGTCGGCTATCCGGTCATCATCAAAGCTGCTGGCGGCGGCGGTGGGCGCGGTATGCGCGTGGTACACACCGAAGCTGCTTTGCTCAATGCAGTGACAATGACCAAAGCAGAAGCAGGTGCGGCTTTCGGCAATCCTGAAGTGTATATGGAAAAATTTCTGGAAAATCCACGCCATGTGGAAATCCAGATTCTGGCCGATCAGCACGGCAATGCGATCTGGTTAGGCGAGCGCGATTGCTCCATGCAACGTCGCCACCAAAAAGTAATTGAAGAAGCACCGGCACCGGGTATTCCTCGCAAGACTATAGAAAAAATTGGCGAACGTTGCGCCGCTGCATGCCGCAAAATTGGCTATCGTGGCGCTGGTACGTTTGAGTTTTTGTATGAAAACGGTGAGTTCTATTTCATCGAAATGAATACTCGCGTGCAAGTAGAACACCCTGTGACAGAAATGATCACTGGTGTCGATATCGTACAAGAGCAGATTCATATCGCTTTCGGCGAAAAATTGCGTTTCCGCCAGGCCGACATCGAGTTCAAAGGCCATGCAGTTGAGTGTCGTATCAATGCAGAAGATCCGTTTAAGTTTGTCCCGTCACCAGGTCGCATCACGTCATGGCATACACCGGGCGGCCCTGGGATTCGGGTAGATTCACATGCATACGCGGGCTACTTTGTACCGCCAAATTATGATTCCATGATCGGCAAAGTGATTGCTTACGGCACAACGCGTGAGCAAGCCATCCGCCGCATGCAAATCGCCTTATCCGAAATGGTAGTAGAAGGCATACAAACCAATATCCCCTTGCATCGTGAATTGATGGTAGATGCCCGCTTTATTGAAGGCGGCACCAACATCCATTATCTGGAACATAAGCTGGCAGAAATGCCGGATCTGTCCAAAAAAGCGAAGTAA
- the accB gene encoding acetyl-CoA carboxylase biotin carboxyl carrier protein has product MDLRKLKTLIDLVAESDIAELEVTEGEGKVRIVKSSAMPQNQVVMMQPQHMQQMPQQMAAAPVAASAPAAPVVPDGHVVKSPMVGTFYRSSAPGNAAFVEIGKSVKEGETLCIIEAMKLLNEIESDFTGTIKQILVENGQPVEYGQPLFIVG; this is encoded by the coding sequence ATGGATTTAAGAAAACTCAAGACCTTGATCGATCTCGTCGCCGAGTCAGATATTGCAGAACTCGAAGTCACTGAAGGCGAAGGTAAAGTCCGCATCGTTAAATCTTCTGCAATGCCGCAAAATCAAGTTGTGATGATGCAGCCGCAACATATGCAGCAAATGCCTCAACAAATGGCAGCAGCGCCAGTAGCAGCAAGCGCACCGGCAGCACCGGTAGTTCCCGATGGTCATGTAGTCAAATCCCCTATGGTTGGTACTTTTTACCGCTCCTCTGCGCCTGGTAATGCCGCGTTTGTAGAAATCGGAAAAAGCGTTAAAGAAGGCGAAACTCTTTGCATCATCGAAGCAATGAAACTGTTGAATGAAATCGAAAGCGATTTTACTGGCACGATCAAACAGATTTTGGTGGAAAACGGCCAACCTGTTGAATACGGTCAGCCCTTGTTTATCGTAGGATAG
- the aroQ gene encoding type II 3-dehydroquinate dehydratase, whose protein sequence is MASKLLLLNGPNLNLLGTREPHIYGSVTLADVESAAKLQAAEAGAELQSFQSNHEGALIDRIHAARLEQVNAIIINPGALTHTSVALRDALVGVAIPFIEVHISNVHQRENFRHHSYLSDVATGVILGLGTEGYRLAIDFSLKNL, encoded by the coding sequence ATGGCAAGCAAACTGCTGCTGCTGAATGGTCCGAATTTAAATTTGCTCGGGACTCGTGAGCCGCATATTTATGGTTCAGTTACCTTGGCAGACGTAGAAAGTGCAGCAAAATTGCAAGCCGCGGAAGCTGGGGCGGAACTGCAAAGTTTTCAAAGTAATCATGAAGGCGCTTTAATTGACCGCATCCATGCAGCAAGATTAGAGCAAGTTAACGCGATCATTATTAATCCCGGCGCACTCACACATACCAGCGTCGCTTTGCGCGATGCTTTGGTTGGTGTGGCAATTCCGTTTATTGAGGTGCATATTTCCAATGTGCACCAAAGAGAAAACTTCCGGCACCATTCCTATCTGTCCGACGTCGCCACAGGCGTGATCCTCGGACTTGGCACTGAAGGCTATCGATTAGCGATTGACTTTAGCCTAAAAAATCTTTAA
- a CDS encoding TlpA disulfide reductase family protein: MNKRFLIAAVLIAIASATVGVVAANKQLAPVAPKNTSVAQLMGLTLSDSKGQAQKLAQWQGKFLVVNFWATWCGPCVQEMPELSALQKELSGKNVQLLGLGIDSPTNIAEFAKKYQITYPVFSAGMEGTELSRQLGNQGGGLPFTVLIAADGSIAKQYLGRLKMEELRADIAKLSNVAK, from the coding sequence ATGAATAAACGTTTTCTTATCGCAGCAGTACTGATCGCGATTGCCTCAGCAACTGTAGGCGTCGTCGCCGCCAATAAGCAATTGGCGCCCGTAGCACCTAAAAATACCAGTGTGGCGCAATTGATGGGGCTCACACTATCTGACAGCAAAGGCCAGGCTCAGAAACTGGCGCAATGGCAGGGTAAGTTTTTAGTCGTTAATTTCTGGGCGACCTGGTGCGGTCCTTGCGTACAAGAAATGCCTGAGTTATCTGCGCTACAAAAGGAGCTATCTGGAAAAAATGTTCAATTACTAGGCTTAGGCATCGATAGTCCGACCAATATTGCTGAGTTTGCCAAAAAATATCAGATTACTTATCCAGTATTTTCGGCTGGGATGGAAGGCACAGAATTATCGCGCCAGCTAGGCAATCAAGGCGGTGGATTGCCATTTACAGTGCTGATTGCGGCGGATGGCAGTATTGCAAAACAGTATCTGGGACGCTTAAAAATGGAGGAATTGCGCGCTGATATTGCAAAACTATCTAACGTAGCAAAATAG